The Calditrichota bacterium genome includes a window with the following:
- a CDS encoding DedA family protein — MIEYIENVISQVDPFLAYLILFASAFVENTFPPIPGDTVTVIGAYLITTGKLSFTGVWLSTTLGSVLGFFTMYMIGSKLGKEFISSKKRAKIFGFDRMEKIEVWFAKYGYWVIFANRFLSGTRSVISLFAGIFKLNWLWVLVLATFSALIWNGILMYAGYMLGVNWESITDIVSRYNQIVIALTVLLVGGFIIYKFFIKKRVKKNA; from the coding sequence ATGATCGAGTATATTGAAAACGTTATCTCCCAAGTCGATCCATTTTTGGCTTATCTTATTCTTTTTGCGAGCGCATTTGTTGAGAATACATTTCCTCCTATTCCCGGGGACACCGTAACTGTAATTGGTGCTTACTTAATTACAACCGGTAAACTTAGTTTTACTGGCGTTTGGCTTTCCACAACTTTAGGCAGTGTACTTGGTTTTTTTACTATGTATATGATAGGTTCTAAACTTGGTAAGGAATTTATCTCCAGTAAAAAACGAGCCAAAATTTTTGGATTTGACCGTATGGAAAAAATTGAAGTCTGGTTTGCTAAATATGGTTACTGGGTAATTTTTGCAAATAGGTTTTTAAGTGGAACGCGCAGTGTCATTTCTTTGTTTGCCGGAATATTCAAACTAAACTGGCTTTGGGTTTTAGTTCTGGCCACTTTTAGTGCTTTAATCTGGAATGGTATTTTGATGTATGCCGGTTATATGTTGGGTGTTAACTGGGAAAGTATTACAGATATAGTCAGTCGCTATAATCAAATTGTTATTGCTTTGACTGTTTTATTGGTCGGTGGTTTTATTATCTATAAATTTTTTATAAAAAAAAGGGTTAAGAAAAATGCCTGA
- a CDS encoding D-alanine--D-alanine ligase, producing the protein MKIAVLLGGSSPERDVSLDSGKNIAEALRINGHQVLEIDPSLPTKQLLTDLNISLDEGKILEKESGLYGNIFLLKQLDVDLVFNGLHGGDGENGVIQTLLETLNIKFTGSGSMACMQSMDKEISKMLLLQNGLPTANFVTIKNETDEFDLSGLSFPVIVKPADGGSSLGHTILADNAKIQTAIKFAFEYGEKVLIEEFISGKEIAAGVLDGKPLPLVHIKPTHEMYDYECKYTPGMSSYEVPAQLDHKSTNLIQEYACKMYKLLGCSGYTRIDFIVSKENRLHILEANTLPGMTSTSLFPKAAKEAGYPFEELIEKIVQDAI; encoded by the coding sequence ATGAAAATAGCAGTACTTTTAGGCGGAAGTTCCCCTGAGCGAGATGTTTCTCTTGATTCTGGAAAAAATATTGCAGAAGCGCTAAGGATTAATGGCCATCAAGTTTTGGAAATAGATCCTTCTTTGCCAACCAAGCAGCTTCTTACTGATTTGAATATCAGTTTAGATGAAGGAAAAATCTTAGAAAAAGAGTCTGGTTTATACGGCAATATTTTTTTACTAAAGCAACTCGACGTGGATTTGGTTTTTAATGGATTGCATGGTGGTGATGGTGAAAATGGGGTAATCCAGACTTTATTGGAAACCTTAAATATTAAATTTACAGGTTCTGGCAGTATGGCATGTATGCAATCTATGGATAAAGAGATTTCAAAAATGTTACTTCTGCAAAATGGCTTACCGACCGCAAATTTTGTGACTATCAAAAATGAAACTGATGAATTCGATTTAAGCGGACTAAGTTTTCCAGTAATAGTAAAACCTGCAGATGGTGGCTCTTCCCTTGGACATACAATTCTTGCCGACAATGCAAAAATTCAAACAGCTATTAAATTTGCTTTTGAATATGGTGAGAAAGTTTTAATTGAAGAATTCATTTCCGGAAAAGAAATTGCAGCGGGAGTTTTAGACGGAAAACCTTTACCTTTGGTGCATATAAAACCAACTCATGAAATGTATGACTATGAGTGCAAATATACGCCGGGTATGAGCAGTTATGAAGTGCCGGCACAACTGGATCATAAATCAACAAACTTAATTCAGGAATATGCCTGTAAAATGTATAAATTGCTTGGCTGTAGTGGTTATACGCGGATTGATTTTATAGTCAGTAAAGAAAATCGATTACATATTTTAGAAGCCAATACTTTACCTGGTATGACCTCAACGAGTTTGTTTCCAAAAGCGGCAAAAGAAGCAGGATACCCGTTTGAAGAATTAATCGAAAAAATTGTTCAGGATGCGATATAA
- a CDS encoding cysteine--tRNA ligase: MKLKENNLVIYNSLSRKKEKFQPINPGFVGIYVCGPTVYSDSHLGHAKSCISFDIVVRYFRYLGYKVRYVQNITDVGHLQSDADEGEDKIAEQARLERLEPMEVVENYTRSYFEDMDVLNVLRPDISPRASGHIPEQVEMIETLIKKGYAYEANGNVYYEVEKFKEYGKLSGRTVDEMKEGHRVEVQSEKRNAADFALWKKADPTHIMRWNSPWGKGYPGWHLECSCMSNKYLGETFDIHGGGMENKFPHHESEIAQSEAANGKPFVKYWMHNNMVNVDGVKMGKSLGNFTTLKKALQAYSPMAIRFFILTSHYGATLEFSDTALQAAEKGLQKIYSAMAKVFAIKPGLESPDENFDKEISLYEKSFREAMDDDFNSPRAIAATFDFVKKINPWLENDPSRISNPTHEKLVHTIEALFGDVLGLIPDSFEQDDTSSEKMEGVMQLLISLRAQLRAEKNFALADEIRNKLTELDITLKDSREGTTWE; the protein is encoded by the coding sequence ATGAAGTTAAAAGAAAATAATCTTGTTATTTACAATTCACTTTCCCGTAAGAAAGAAAAATTTCAACCTATAAATCCAGGCTTTGTGGGCATTTACGTCTGCGGCCCAACAGTTTATAGTGATTCGCATCTTGGTCATGCAAAAAGCTGCATCAGTTTTGATATTGTTGTGCGTTATTTCAGATACCTTGGTTACAAAGTTCGCTATGTGCAAAATATTACTGATGTAGGACATCTGCAAAGTGATGCGGATGAAGGTGAAGATAAAATTGCAGAGCAGGCGCGCTTGGAACGCCTTGAGCCGATGGAAGTTGTGGAAAACTATACACGCAGCTACTTCGAGGATATGGACGTTCTAAATGTGTTACGGCCAGACATTTCACCACGCGCTTCAGGTCATATTCCGGAGCAAGTTGAAATGATTGAGACTTTGATCAAAAAGGGTTATGCCTACGAGGCAAACGGAAATGTCTATTATGAAGTAGAAAAATTCAAAGAATATGGCAAATTATCCGGCCGGACTGTTGATGAAATGAAGGAAGGCCACCGGGTTGAAGTACAAAGCGAAAAACGTAATGCGGCTGATTTTGCACTTTGGAAAAAGGCAGATCCAACCCATATAATGCGCTGGAATAGCCCGTGGGGAAAAGGATATCCTGGTTGGCACCTGGAGTGCTCATGCATGTCCAATAAGTATTTAGGTGAAACATTTGATATTCATGGCGGTGGTATGGAAAATAAATTCCCGCATCATGAATCTGAAATTGCCCAAAGTGAAGCGGCCAATGGTAAGCCATTTGTTAAATACTGGATGCATAATAATATGGTAAATGTTGACGGGGTTAAAATGGGCAAATCCCTGGGAAATTTTACAACCCTTAAAAAAGCTTTACAGGCATACTCACCCATGGCTATTCGCTTCTTTATTTTAACAAGCCATTATGGCGCCACATTGGAATTTAGTGATACAGCCTTACAGGCAGCTGAAAAAGGCCTGCAGAAAATTTACTCTGCTATGGCAAAAGTTTTTGCAATAAAACCTGGTTTAGAAAGCCCCGATGAGAATTTTGATAAAGAGATTTCTTTATATGAAAAATCCTTTCGTGAAGCTATGGATGATGATTTTAACAGCCCACGAGCAATAGCAGCAACCTTTGATTTTGTAAAAAAAATCAATCCCTGGCTGGAAAATGATCCATCAAGAATTTCAAATCCAACTCACGAAAAATTAGTGCATACTATTGAAGCGTTGTTTGGTGACGTGCTGGGATTAATACCCGATTCGTTTGAGCAAGATGATACATCATCTGAAAAAATGGAAGGTGTCATGCAGCTATTAATTAGTTTACGTGCTCAACTCCGGGCAGAAAAGAATTTTGCTTTGGCAGATGAAATACGCAATAAACTTACCGAACTTGATATAACTCTAAAAGATTCACGAGAGGGCACAACCTGGGAGTGA
- a CDS encoding glutamate--tRNA ligase — MPDVRVRFAPSPTGFVHIGSLRTALYNYLFARKNNGTCVLRIEDTDQARFVEGAIENLFETMDWSGIEFDESIHNKGDLGPYRQSERLTIYKKYVQQLIDEGKAYPCFATAEELEQMREQQIADGQDPKYDGRYRDYPKDKALERMKTESYVIRLRVPQDGETIVNDIVRGEVRFQNEVLDDQVILKSDGYPTYHMANVVDDHLMKISHVIRGEEWLPSTPKHVLLYQFLGWDLPQFAHLPLLLNADRSKLSKRQGDVAVEDYRSKGFLPEALVNFVALLGWSPGDKSDQELFSMDELVNEFSLEHVNKAGAVFDITKLEWMNGYYIRELDESKLVGFLAPFLKEAGVDTSDQIKLLKICQAVQKRIDKATDVKTAAKIFINDTLEIEEQEALEILKEETAKTVLSTFQEKVNGLDSLNSESFKPIMKEIQKEQGIKGPLLWKPVRVALTGVISGPDLPFVIDVFGKEKVISFVNQAISKYV; from the coding sequence ATGCCTGATGTACGTGTAAGATTTGCCCCGAGTCCAACCGGATTTGTTCATATCGGAAGTTTAAGGACTGCGTTATATAATTATCTTTTTGCGCGAAAAAATAATGGTACTTGTGTTTTGAGAATTGAGGATACTGACCAGGCTCGTTTTGTGGAAGGTGCTATTGAAAACCTATTTGAAACAATGGATTGGTCTGGGATTGAGTTTGATGAAAGTATACATAATAAAGGGGATTTAGGACCATACAGGCAATCTGAAAGATTGACTATTTACAAAAAATATGTACAACAATTGATAGATGAAGGCAAAGCATATCCCTGTTTTGCAACAGCGGAAGAACTGGAACAAATGCGTGAGCAGCAAATTGCCGATGGTCAGGATCCTAAATATGATGGCCGTTACCGAGATTATCCTAAAGATAAAGCTTTGGAGCGCATGAAAACAGAATCATACGTTATCCGGTTGCGTGTTCCTCAGGATGGAGAGACAATAGTTAATGATATTGTCCGTGGTGAGGTTCGTTTTCAAAATGAAGTATTAGATGATCAGGTAATTTTAAAAAGCGATGGTTACCCAACCTATCACATGGCAAATGTGGTTGATGATCATCTTATGAAAATTAGTCATGTTATCCGTGGTGAAGAATGGCTGCCGAGTACTCCAAAACATGTTTTACTCTATCAGTTTCTTGGATGGGATTTACCTCAGTTTGCCCATTTGCCTCTTTTGCTGAACGCTGATCGATCCAAATTAAGCAAACGGCAGGGTGATGTAGCGGTTGAAGATTATCGATCAAAAGGATTTTTGCCGGAGGCATTGGTAAATTTTGTAGCTCTGCTTGGCTGGAGTCCGGGAGATAAATCTGATCAGGAACTTTTTTCCATGGATGAATTGGTTAATGAGTTTTCGCTAGAACACGTAAATAAAGCCGGGGCTGTTTTTGATATTACCAAATTGGAATGGATGAACGGATATTATATCAGGGAGTTGGATGAAAGCAAATTGGTAGGTTTTTTAGCACCATTCTTAAAAGAAGCTGGTGTTGATACTTCAGATCAAATTAAGTTATTGAAAATTTGCCAGGCCGTTCAAAAACGGATCGACAAAGCAACTGATGTTAAAACGGCTGCTAAAATATTTATAAATGATACGCTTGAAATTGAAGAACAGGAAGCCCTTGAGATTTTAAAAGAGGAAACAGCGAAAACTGTTTTAAGTACATTCCAAGAAAAAGTAAATGGATTGGATTCACTGAATTCCGAATCTTTTAAACCCATCATGAAAGAAATACAAAAGGAGCAGGGTATAAAAGGTCCGTTATTATGGAAGCCGGTACGCGTGGCTTTAACGGGTGTTATCTCCGGTCCTGACTTACCGTTTGTGATTGATGTTTTTGGAAAAGAAAAGGTAATTAGCTTTGTAAACCAGGCAATATCAAAATATGTTTAA
- a CDS encoding glutamine--tRNA ligase/YqeY domain fusion protein codes for MEESKNKNDETKSPSNFIRTFIDEDLKAGKYQKVLTRFPPEPNGYLHIGHAKSICLNFGLAESYETVCNLRFDDTNPIKEEDEYVRAIKRDVKWLGFDWGDREYYASDYFDQLHEYAIQLIKAGKAYVEDLNADQIREYRGTLTKPGKNSPYRDRTIDENLDLFKKMTNGELDEGSKVLRAKIDMSSPNLNMRDPVMYRILKAHHHRTGDKWCVYPMYDWAHGQSDSIEGISHSLCTLEFEDHRPLYNWFVEQLGIHPSRQIEFARLNLSYTVMSKRKLLKLVQDGHVSGWDDPRMPTIAGLRRRGYTSEALRSFSDGVGVAKANSLVDIAQLYASLREDLNKRALRVMAVLDPVKVVIENYSEGKTEELEAVNNPEDESAGKRTIPFSREIYIERADFMEDAPRKYFRLSPGKEVRLKHAYYITCTDVIKNENGEIEEIRCTYDPATRGGWSDDGRKVKGTLHWVSVEHAYDAEIRLYDHLFTSPEPDKEELEKSINPDSLQVITAKAEPGLKDALSGMYFQFLRQGYFCVDSVDSEKGKPVFNKTVGLRDSWANKSKK; via the coding sequence ATGGAAGAATCAAAAAACAAAAATGATGAAACAAAATCCCCTTCAAACTTTATCCGCACATTTATTGATGAAGATTTGAAGGCTGGAAAATATCAAAAAGTTTTAACACGCTTTCCACCGGAACCAAACGGATACTTACATATTGGTCATGCAAAATCCATCTGCCTTAATTTTGGTTTGGCAGAATCTTATGAAACAGTTTGCAACCTGCGCTTTGATGATACAAATCCAATTAAAGAAGAAGATGAATATGTACGTGCTATTAAGAGAGACGTAAAATGGCTTGGTTTTGATTGGGGCGATCGAGAGTATTATGCTTCAGATTACTTTGATCAGCTTCATGAATATGCCATACAACTTATCAAAGCCGGTAAAGCATATGTTGAAGATTTAAATGCTGATCAAATTAGGGAGTATAGGGGAACGCTTACCAAACCCGGAAAAAATAGCCCTTATCGTGACCGCACAATAGATGAAAACCTGGATCTATTTAAAAAAATGACCAATGGTGAACTTGATGAAGGCTCCAAAGTTCTTCGGGCTAAAATTGATATGTCTTCACCAAATTTGAATATGCGTGATCCGGTTATGTACCGGATATTAAAAGCCCATCATCACCGCACTGGCGATAAATGGTGTGTTTACCCAATGTATGATTGGGCTCATGGTCAATCCGATTCTATAGAGGGCATTAGCCATTCTTTGTGTACCCTGGAATTTGAAGATCATCGTCCTTTGTACAATTGGTTTGTGGAGCAACTTGGAATCCATCCATCTCGACAAATTGAATTTGCCCGGCTAAACTTATCTTACACAGTGATGAGTAAACGCAAGCTGCTCAAACTTGTACAGGATGGTCATGTTTCCGGATGGGACGATCCACGTATGCCAACAATTGCTGGCCTGCGAAGACGCGGTTATACATCGGAAGCTTTGCGCAGTTTTAGTGATGGCGTTGGTGTAGCCAAAGCAAATAGCCTTGTCGATATTGCGCAACTTTATGCCAGTTTACGTGAAGATTTAAACAAACGGGCTCTGCGTGTGATGGCTGTCCTGGATCCTGTAAAAGTGGTGATTGAAAATTATTCGGAAGGTAAAACAGAAGAGTTGGAAGCTGTTAATAATCCGGAAGATGAAAGTGCCGGAAAACGAACAATTCCATTTTCAAGAGAAATTTATATTGAGCGCGCGGATTTTATGGAAGATGCTCCCCGAAAATATTTCAGGTTATCTCCAGGTAAAGAAGTACGTCTGAAACATGCTTATTACATCACTTGTACTGATGTAATAAAAAATGAGAATGGTGAAATTGAAGAAATACGTTGCACATATGATCCTGCCACTCGTGGTGGATGGTCCGATGACGGCCGTAAAGTAAAAGGCACTTTGCATTGGGTTTCCGTTGAACATGCATACGATGCAGAGATTCGCCTGTATGATCATCTTTTTACTTCTCCCGAACCTGATAAGGAAGAGTTGGAGAAATCAATAAATCCTGATTCTTTGCAGGTAATAACTGCTAAAGCTGAGCCTGGTTTAAAAGATGCTCTTTCTGGAATGTACTTTCAGTTTTTAAGACAGGGCTATTTTTGTGTAGATTCTGTTGATTCGGAAAAGGGCAAACCGGTTTTCAACAAAACAGTTGGCCTGCGTGATAGCTGGGCGAATAAAAGTAAGAAGTAG
- the ruvB gene encoding Holliday junction branch migration DNA helicase RuvB — translation MNDIISPDHLIEDDEFEISLRPQKLGEFVGQSKVKDNLAVFIEAAKQRGEALDHVLLYGPPGLGKTTLAMILSKELGVDIKSTSGPVLERPGDLAGLLTNLQEKDVLFIDEIHRVNSVVEEYLYSAMEDFHIDIIIDKGPSARSVQLNLEPFTLVGATTRAGLLTAPMRARFGVVLRMDYYLPDELFTIILRSAKILNIEIEKEGAMEIARRSRGTPRIANRLLRRVRDFAQVLASNKITKAVADDALKRLDVDSKGLDDMDKRILMTIIEKYQGGPVGLNTIAVAVSEESDTIEEVYEPYLIQQGFIKRTSRGRMVTQLAYEHFGLTQGKQQGPLNQQSLF, via the coding sequence TGGTCAGTCAAAAGTAAAAGATAATCTGGCAGTTTTTATTGAGGCAGCAAAGCAAAGAGGGGAAGCCCTTGATCATGTTTTGTTGTATGGGCCGCCAGGGCTCGGTAAGACTACTTTGGCAATGATTTTGAGTAAGGAGCTTGGCGTTGATATAAAATCTACATCAGGGCCGGTTTTAGAACGACCAGGTGATTTGGCAGGTTTACTAACTAACCTGCAGGAAAAAGATGTTCTTTTTATTGATGAGATCCACCGCGTAAACAGCGTTGTGGAAGAGTATTTATACTCGGCTATGGAAGATTTTCATATTGATATTATTATCGATAAAGGACCGAGTGCTCGATCTGTTCAGCTGAATTTGGAACCATTTACTCTGGTTGGCGCCACAACAAGAGCAGGTTTATTAACCGCTCCTATGCGTGCCAGGTTTGGCGTTGTGTTGCGCATGGATTATTATTTGCCGGATGAACTGTTCACAATAATTTTACGATCGGCAAAAATTTTAAATATTGAGATTGAAAAAGAAGGTGCAATGGAAATTGCACGAAGGTCGCGTGGCACACCCAGGATTGCGAACCGTCTTTTAAGAAGGGTGCGCGATTTTGCACAGGTACTGGCATCAAATAAAATCACCAAAGCTGTTGCGGATGATGCATTGAAAAGGCTTGATGTTGACAGCAAAGGCCTGGATGATATGGACAAACGAATCTTGATGACCATTATTGAAAAATACCAGGGCGGGCCGGTTGGCCTGAATACAATCGCCGTGGCGGTAAGTGAAGAAAGTGATACAATTGAAGAAGTTTATGAACCTTATTTAATTCAGCAGGGGTTTATTAAAAGAACTTCGAGGGGCAGGATGGTAACTCAGTTAGCATATGAGCATTTTGGCCTGACACAAGGAAAACAACAGGGACCGCTTAATCAGCAGTCCTTATTTTAA
- the queA gene encoding tRNA preQ1(34) S-adenosylmethionine ribosyltransferase-isomerase QueA has protein sequence MKLSEIQFDVPRKLVAQYPVDVRDESKMMVVNRKDSTLEDKIFKDIIDYFKEGDALVVNETKVFPARIFGVKDKTDAQVELLLLRQLASTMWEVLVKPARKVRVGNRIQITEDLGCDVIDNTTSGGRVVRFDYNGSDFFDLIGKVGKSPLPPYIKREAEELDKEKYQTVYASKIGAVAAPTAGLHFTEDLIEKLKAKGVKIIPITLHVGLGTFRPIQVEDLGRHQMDSEYYELSQESEQQINEVKRSGGRIIAVGTTSVRVLETAATVDKYVKANSGWTDKYIHPPYTFKVVDALITNFHVSGSTLFLLACAFSDRDIMMEAYKKAIKQKYRFHSYGDAMFIY, from the coding sequence ATGAAGCTTTCTGAAATACAATTTGACGTACCAAGAAAACTTGTAGCACAATATCCTGTGGATGTCCGCGATGAGTCAAAAATGATGGTCGTCAATCGGAAGGATTCCACTCTTGAAGATAAAATTTTTAAAGATATTATCGATTATTTTAAAGAGGGTGATGCACTGGTTGTAAATGAAACAAAAGTTTTTCCTGCCCGCATTTTTGGTGTAAAAGACAAAACAGATGCCCAGGTAGAGCTGCTTCTTTTAAGACAATTAGCCAGTACCATGTGGGAAGTATTAGTAAAACCAGCCAGAAAAGTACGTGTTGGAAACCGGATTCAAATCACAGAAGATTTGGGTTGCGATGTTATTGATAATACAACATCCGGCGGACGGGTTGTGCGCTTTGACTATAATGGCTCAGATTTTTTTGATTTAATCGGCAAAGTAGGTAAATCACCACTACCGCCATACATCAAAAGAGAAGCTGAAGAGCTGGATAAAGAAAAATATCAGACAGTTTACGCATCAAAGATTGGAGCAGTGGCTGCACCCACAGCGGGATTACACTTTACAGAAGATTTAATTGAGAAGTTAAAAGCAAAGGGTGTAAAAATAATCCCGATTACTTTACATGTTGGGCTTGGAACGTTCCGGCCTATTCAGGTGGAAGATTTAGGACGCCATCAGATGGATTCAGAATATTATGAATTATCCCAGGAATCGGAACAGCAGATTAATGAAGTAAAAAGAAGTGGTGGCAGGATTATTGCCGTCGGTACAACTTCTGTTCGTGTGCTGGAAACTGCCGCAACTGTAGACAAGTATGTTAAAGCAAACTCAGGTTGGACTGACAAGTATATTCATCCGCCTTATACATTTAAAGTTGTAGATGCTTTGATCACAAACTTTCATGTATCAGGTTCAACTTTATTTCTATTGGCCTGTGCATTTTCTGACAGGGATATTATGATGGAAGCTTACAAAAAAGCCATTAAACAAAAGTACCGATTTCACAGCTATGGCGACGCAATGTTTATTTATTAA